A DNA window from Candidatus Eisenbacteria bacterium contains the following coding sequences:
- a CDS encoding cytochrome b/b6 domain-containing protein — MILGILAALVLATSTPATQDADCLNCHADQELKSESGRNVHVAAEALKTGAHGNLHCQSCHTTIKDYPHPARPAKPQCTSCHAQTAGNVRGSAHAAQGPGSCAGCHGAGHDVKPARQVGLGQCESCHAREVGQYRASMHGVGRRTGVVDSPTCKSCHGSVHAVLLHTDPKSPVARENLPATCGACHANPDFVARHDIPFARPVEAYKLSVHGRAMARGNTSAPSCSDCHTAHSIYPGTDARSSLNHTKVPGTCGACHSEIGRVYAQSVHGVAARHGVPGSPVCTDCHGEHSILAPSEANSLVNPARVSTVTCGRCHSDERLAQRYNLPRDKVAAYQDSYHGLAKRSGSTVVANCASCHGVHNILPSSDPRSTIHASNLGRTCGTCHPGAGERFSIGQVHVTNTRGVHPVVSWVRFAYVLLLIPGTIGFMLLYVMLDFLAKLLRGGPHFSSGEKLVRMNLHFRIEHWLVMLSFPILIITGFALKFPESWWAAPMLQWENHFPFRGTIHRIAAAILTFSTVYHLVHLAVSRRDRIMLKQMMPTLKDATDMAGMIRYNLGLGGERPRFGMFSFAEKAEYLAFMWGTVVMLGSGLVLWFNNWALQALPKWVSDAATAIHFYEAVLASLAIAIWHMYMVIFDPEVYPMDKAWLTGNASADHLRHSRDRRYLRSLRAPKKREKGKE, encoded by the coding sequence ATGATACTCGGGATCCTCGCGGCGCTGGTGCTTGCCACGTCCACCCCGGCGACGCAGGACGCCGACTGTCTGAACTGCCACGCCGACCAGGAACTCAAGTCCGAATCCGGCAGGAACGTGCACGTCGCCGCCGAGGCGTTGAAGACCGGCGCGCACGGCAATCTCCACTGCCAGTCCTGCCACACGACCATCAAGGACTATCCGCACCCGGCCCGGCCGGCGAAGCCGCAGTGCACCTCCTGCCACGCGCAGACGGCGGGGAACGTGCGCGGGAGCGCCCACGCGGCGCAGGGCCCCGGCTCGTGCGCCGGCTGTCACGGGGCGGGACACGACGTGAAGCCCGCCCGCCAGGTCGGCCTGGGGCAGTGCGAGTCGTGCCACGCCAGGGAAGTCGGGCAGTACCGCGCCAGCATGCACGGGGTGGGCCGCCGCACCGGGGTGGTGGACAGCCCCACGTGCAAGTCCTGCCACGGCTCCGTTCACGCGGTGCTGCTGCACACCGACCCGAAGTCCCCCGTGGCCCGGGAGAACCTGCCCGCCACCTGCGGCGCCTGCCACGCCAACCCCGATTTCGTGGCCCGCCACGACATCCCGTTCGCCCGCCCGGTGGAGGCCTACAAGCTCAGCGTGCACGGCCGCGCCATGGCCCGGGGCAACACCAGTGCCCCCAGCTGCTCCGACTGTCACACCGCGCACTCGATCTACCCCGGCACCGACGCGCGCTCGTCCTTGAACCACACGAAGGTGCCCGGAACCTGTGGAGCCTGTCACAGCGAGATCGGCCGCGTGTACGCGCAGAGCGTGCACGGGGTGGCCGCCCGCCACGGCGTCCCCGGCTCGCCGGTGTGCACCGACTGTCACGGAGAGCACTCCATCCTGGCGCCCTCCGAGGCCAATTCGCTGGTCAACCCCGCGCGGGTGTCCACGGTCACCTGCGGGCGCTGCCACTCGGACGAGCGGCTGGCGCAGCGCTACAACCTGCCGCGCGACAAGGTGGCCGCCTACCAGGACAGCTACCACGGCCTGGCGAAGCGCTCCGGGTCCACCGTGGTGGCCAACTGCGCGTCGTGCCACGGGGTGCACAACATCCTGCCTTCGAGCGACCCGCGCTCCACGATCCACGCCTCGAACCTGGGCCGTACCTGCGGCACCTGCCACCCCGGCGCCGGCGAGCGCTTCAGCATCGGCCAGGTGCACGTGACCAACACCCGCGGGGTGCACCCGGTGGTCTCGTGGGTGCGTTTCGCCTACGTGCTGCTGCTGATCCCGGGCACCATCGGCTTCATGTTGCTGTACGTGATGCTCGACTTCCTCGCCAAGCTGCTGCGCGGGGGCCCGCACTTCAGTTCCGGCGAGAAGCTGGTGCGCATGAACCTGCACTTCCGGATCGAGCACTGGCTGGTGATGCTGAGCTTCCCGATCCTCATCATCACCGGCTTCGCGCTGAAGTTCCCCGAGTCGTGGTGGGCCGCCCCGATGCTGCAGTGGGAGAACCACTTCCCGTTCCGGGGCACGATTCACCGGATCGCGGCGGCCATTCTCACCTTCTCGACCGTGTATCACCTCGTCCACCTGGCCGTGTCGAGGCGCGACCGGATCATGCTCAAGCAGATGATGCCCACGCTGAAGGACGCCACGGACATGGCCGGCATGATCCGCTACAACCTGGGCCTCGGCGGCGAGCGCCCGCGCTTCGGCATGTTCAGCTTCGCCGAGAAGGCCGAGTACCTGGCCTTCATGTGGGGCACCGTGGTGATGCTGGGCTCCGGCCTGGTGCTGTGGTTCAACAACTGGGCGCTGCAGGCCCTGCCCAAGTGGGTCTCCGACGCCGCGACCGCGATCCACTTCTACGAGGCCGTGCTGGCGTCGCTGGCCATCGCGATCTGGCACATGTACATGGTGATCTTCGACCCGGAGGTCTACCCCATGGACAAGGCCTGGCTCACGGGCAACGCCTCCGCCGACCACCTGAGACACTCCCGCGACCGCCGCTACCTCCGCTCGCTGCGCGCCCCGAAGAAGCGCGAGAAGGGGAAGGAGTAG
- a CDS encoding cytochrome c3 family protein, giving the protein MPASTTRPWWKNLLSVLGMQFPAEGPRKVHLTPRFFVVVGVLGAVVVLGNLVHYSESPSFCHSCHIMEPYYQAWKVSKHNKVACVECHYPPSGPRTHLWHKFQALSQVVKYVTRTYSSKPYAEVDDAACMRSGCHSSRLLQGRLITKQGINFDHRPHLTERRRGRALRCVSCHSQVMVGKHIEVTYDTCILCHFQGKAQGRSIEPIGGCIGCHNLPARDFKLGNMTYNHRDFVVKRGIGCTDCHSEILGGTGKVEQDRCFTCHNQPEKIAKFNDIPFVHDNHVTRHHVACFHCHEPLRHGAGAGGGSEAQVLGSPAEMAKAGPDGAATANRAAADSVMVPGSGHPPLSFDCATCHENKHAGTREMYTGEVAGLGLPRIPSPMYVANVDCIACHTVKGGDPREVQFRGRNWRASHEACVKCHGAKYRGVWEETKTEFQQGLGQLEKKLAAARAALARATVPTTDRDRLARRLGRADQWTEFVRFSRGEHNVYLASLAMRKADQELSTIGEALKSELPDISASPLISGGYCATLCHGKLGVKVPPLTVNAFGKKMPHQSHTEQMGCVKCHDIGGHKSVPLRRDVKAVCAECHAPS; this is encoded by the coding sequence ATGCCTGCGTCCACGACTCGCCCGTGGTGGAAGAACCTGCTTTCCGTCCTCGGCATGCAGTTCCCAGCCGAAGGTCCGCGGAAGGTCCACCTCACGCCCCGCTTCTTCGTGGTCGTGGGCGTGCTCGGCGCCGTCGTGGTGCTCGGCAACCTGGTGCACTACTCGGAGAGCCCCTCGTTCTGCCACTCCTGCCACATCATGGAGCCCTATTACCAGGCGTGGAAGGTCTCCAAGCACAACAAGGTGGCGTGCGTGGAATGCCACTACCCGCCCAGCGGGCCGCGCACCCACCTGTGGCACAAGTTCCAGGCGCTCTCGCAGGTGGTGAAGTACGTCACGCGCACGTATTCGTCGAAGCCCTATGCCGAGGTGGACGACGCCGCGTGCATGCGCTCGGGATGCCACTCCAGCCGCCTGCTTCAGGGCCGGCTGATCACCAAGCAGGGAATCAACTTCGACCACCGGCCGCACCTGACCGAGCGGCGCCGCGGCCGCGCGCTGCGCTGCGTGTCGTGCCACTCCCAGGTGATGGTGGGCAAGCACATCGAGGTGACCTACGACACCTGCATCCTGTGCCACTTCCAGGGCAAGGCGCAGGGGCGCTCCATCGAGCCCATCGGCGGGTGCATCGGCTGCCACAACCTGCCGGCGCGGGACTTCAAGCTGGGCAACATGACCTACAACCACCGCGACTTCGTGGTGAAGCGCGGCATCGGGTGCACCGACTGTCACAGCGAGATCCTGGGCGGCACCGGCAAGGTGGAGCAGGACCGCTGCTTCACGTGCCACAACCAGCCGGAGAAGATCGCCAAGTTCAACGACATCCCGTTCGTGCATGACAACCACGTGACCCGGCACCACGTGGCCTGCTTCCACTGCCACGAGCCCCTGCGGCACGGGGCGGGTGCGGGAGGCGGCTCGGAGGCGCAGGTCCTGGGCAGCCCCGCCGAGATGGCCAAGGCGGGCCCGGACGGGGCCGCGACCGCGAATAGGGCCGCCGCCGATTCGGTGATGGTGCCGGGCAGCGGCCATCCCCCGCTGTCCTTCGATTGCGCCACCTGCCACGAGAACAAGCACGCCGGCACGCGCGAGATGTACACCGGCGAGGTGGCCGGCCTGGGCCTGCCCCGCATCCCCAGCCCCATGTACGTCGCCAACGTGGACTGCATCGCCTGTCACACGGTGAAGGGCGGCGACCCACGCGAGGTCCAGTTCCGCGGGCGCAACTGGCGCGCCTCGCACGAGGCGTGCGTGAAGTGCCACGGCGCGAAGTACCGCGGCGTCTGGGAGGAGACCAAGACGGAGTTCCAGCAGGGGCTTGGCCAGCTGGAGAAGAAGCTCGCGGCGGCGCGCGCCGCCCTGGCCCGGGCCACCGTGCCCACCACCGATCGGGACCGCCTGGCGCGCCGGCTCGGGCGCGCCGACCAGTGGACCGAATTCGTGCGCTTCTCGCGGGGCGAGCACAACGTGTACCTGGCATCCCTGGCGATGCGCAAGGCGGACCAGGAACTCTCCACCATCGGCGAGGCGCTGAAATCCGAGCTCCCGGACATTTCGGCCTCCCCGCTGATCTCCGGCGGCTACTGCGCCACGCTCTGCCACGGCAAGCTCGGAGTGAAGGTGCCGCCGCTGACGGTGAACGCGTTCGGGAAGAAGATGCCGCACCAGTCGCACACGGAGCAGATGGGGTGCGTGAAGTGCCATGACATCGGGGGACACAAGAGCGTGCCGCTGCGCCGCGACGTGAAGGCGGTTTGCGCCGAGTGTCACGCGCCGTCGTAG
- a CDS encoding ferrous iron transport protein A gives MTSKRNSIPLDRLNSGQSVRIHYLPEGDFRARFIRLGIHEGEQVRCLERLPGGTVVLQKNRQQIAIGHQLARQILVVAADDAAR, from the coding sequence ATGACCAGCAAACGAAACTCCATCCCGCTCGACCGGCTCAACTCGGGCCAGAGCGTGCGGATCCACTATCTGCCGGAAGGCGACTTCCGCGCCCGATTCATCCGCCTCGGGATCCACGAGGGGGAGCAGGTGCGCTGCCTGGAGCGGCTCCCGGGCGGCACCGTGGTCCTGCAGAAGAACCGCCAGCAGATCGCCATCGGGCACCAGCTTGCCCGGCAGATCCTGGTGGTTGCCGCGGACGACGCGGCCCGCTGA
- the ccsA gene encoding cytochrome c biogenesis protein CcsA, translated as MDPGHILIIVALLASVLSAALYAAGLLGRRVPGAAGWAYALHSAAILGAMGLLVRAFLAHDFRFEYVVQYSSRALSPALTLAASWAGQEGSILLWVALGALMGLALLRQPGPLSRPAMFFVNIGQIFLLVLLMVKSPFRTVSPVPADGMGLNPLLEDPWMVLHPPILFLGYAALLIPSALACAALCLQDYRSWNKVVWPWVLMGVVTLGLGIGMGGVWAYKVLGWGGYWGWDPVENASLVPWLVTVALLHGLFIQRNTGAVIRTNLLLALLGWITVMGGTYLTRSGVLQDFSVHSFSDSGLNTPLIAFLAGTALFSLALIVVRWRSIPDHMSNWIAVSRESALWLGLITVLVLAAFVTLGTTAPLLTRLAGTPAGVKTSFYEKVSLPLGILLTMLMALAPAMRWSRQESKGWWVALWPGLAAAAVTLALCLLGGMRDPGHLVLTVAAAMALGMNVINAVRMFRRGWEFGAANLGHLGIAVMVLGMVVSASLGKSERVRLVQGQPGQALGYTLTYQGDEPGRPMEKLLKIQVRKGDFVFDARPSLMGSARGEGVMRKPAIRNSRDLYLSPLEVQEADPGLPQTSPGVSRLVKGEPVTLGRVTYTFTGFRMASGAKSMVVYADIQVAEYGKPPVTVSPGLSHAAAGKEPVDAEIPGMGTVSLAGMQVESKSILVALPGGEAAPASGGGVAIVELSTKPFITLVWLGAALALLGSALAGLRRAGQWVGNRPREAAAATPATGS; from the coding sequence ATGGACCCAGGCCACATCCTGATCATCGTCGCACTGCTCGCATCGGTCCTTTCCGCGGCGTTGTACGCGGCGGGACTGCTGGGACGGCGGGTTCCCGGCGCGGCGGGTTGGGCCTACGCCCTGCACAGTGCCGCGATCCTGGGTGCCATGGGTCTGCTGGTCCGCGCCTTCCTCGCGCACGACTTCAGATTCGAGTACGTGGTGCAGTACAGCTCCCGGGCGCTCTCGCCGGCGCTCACCTTGGCCGCCAGCTGGGCGGGCCAGGAGGGCAGCATCCTCCTGTGGGTCGCGCTGGGCGCGCTGATGGGCCTGGCGCTGCTGCGCCAGCCGGGGCCGCTGTCCAGGCCGGCGATGTTCTTCGTGAACATCGGGCAGATCTTCCTGCTGGTCCTGCTCATGGTGAAGAGCCCCTTCCGCACCGTATCGCCGGTGCCCGCCGACGGCATGGGGCTCAACCCGCTGCTCGAAGACCCGTGGATGGTGCTGCACCCGCCGATCCTGTTCCTGGGCTACGCGGCGCTGCTGATTCCCTCGGCGCTGGCGTGCGCCGCGCTGTGCCTCCAGGATTACCGGAGCTGGAACAAGGTGGTGTGGCCGTGGGTGCTCATGGGGGTGGTCACGCTGGGCCTGGGGATCGGCATGGGCGGCGTGTGGGCCTACAAGGTGCTGGGCTGGGGCGGGTACTGGGGCTGGGACCCGGTCGAAAACGCCTCGCTGGTGCCGTGGCTGGTCACCGTGGCGCTGCTGCACGGGCTGTTCATCCAGCGCAACACCGGCGCGGTGATCCGCACCAACCTGCTGCTGGCGCTGCTGGGCTGGATCACCGTGATGGGCGGCACGTACCTCACGCGCAGCGGCGTGCTCCAGGACTTCTCCGTGCACTCCTTCTCCGACTCGGGCCTGAACACCCCGCTGATCGCCTTCCTGGCCGGCACCGCGCTGTTCTCGCTGGCGCTGATCGTGGTCCGCTGGCGCTCGATTCCCGACCACATGTCGAACTGGATCGCGGTCTCGCGCGAGTCGGCGCTGTGGCTGGGCCTGATCACCGTGCTGGTGCTGGCCGCGTTCGTGACGCTGGGCACCACCGCCCCGCTGCTCACCCGCCTGGCCGGCACCCCGGCCGGGGTGAAGACCTCCTTCTACGAGAAGGTCAGCCTGCCGCTGGGCATCCTGCTCACCATGCTGATGGCCCTGGCCCCGGCCATGCGCTGGTCGCGGCAGGAGAGCAAGGGCTGGTGGGTGGCGTTGTGGCCCGGCCTGGCGGCCGCGGCGGTGACCCTGGCCCTGTGCCTGCTGGGCGGCATGCGCGACCCCGGCCACCTGGTGCTGACGGTGGCGGCCGCGATGGCGCTGGGCATGAACGTGATCAACGCGGTGCGCATGTTCCGCCGCGGGTGGGAGTTCGGCGCCGCCAACCTGGGGCACCTGGGCATCGCGGTGATGGTGCTGGGAATGGTCGTCTCGGCCTCCCTGGGCAAGTCCGAGCGCGTGCGCCTGGTGCAGGGACAGCCCGGCCAGGCGCTGGGCTACACGCTCACCTACCAGGGTGACGAGCCGGGCCGGCCCATGGAGAAGCTGCTCAAGATCCAGGTCAGGAAGGGCGACTTCGTGTTCGACGCGCGGCCGTCGCTGATGGGCTCCGCGCGCGGCGAAGGGGTGATGCGCAAGCCGGCGATTCGCAACTCCCGCGACCTGTACCTCTCGCCGCTGGAGGTGCAGGAGGCCGATCCGGGCCTGCCGCAGACGTCCCCGGGAGTCAGCCGCCTGGTGAAGGGCGAGCCGGTGACCCTGGGCCGGGTGACCTACACCTTCACAGGGTTCCGCATGGCGAGCGGCGCGAAGTCCATGGTGGTCTACGCTGACATCCAGGTTGCGGAGTACGGCAAGCCGCCGGTGACCGTGTCGCCGGGCCTGAGCCACGCGGCCGCGGGCAAGGAGCCGGTGGATGCCGAGATCCCGGGCATGGGCACCGTCTCGCTGGCAGGCATGCAGGTGGAGTCCAAGAGCATCCTGGTGGCCCTCCCGGGTGGCGAGGCGGCGCCCGCCTCCGGGGGCGGGGTCGCCATCGTGGAGTTGAGCACCAAGCCGTTCATCACGCTGGTGTGGTTGGGGGCGGCCCTGGCGCTGCTGGGATCGGCGCTGGCGGGCCTGCGGCGCGCCGGCCAGTGGGTCGGCAACCGGCCCCGGGAGGCCGCGGCCGCGACACCGGCCACAGGCTCTTAG
- the feoB gene encoding ferrous iron transport protein B: MEPTASPDTPTHFEPHPHPELAFLQRDGGRPKLVLVGNPNVGKSMVFNELSGLYMDVSNFPGTTVEITRAAYRQFDVYDTPGIYGVSSYNEEERVARDIVLAADVVLNVVDATHLERDLFLTHQLLDMGKRVVVLLNFMDEVRRHRIDINVTRLAERLGVQVLPVIAARREGFERLDEAIAAAREGAQVTELHSALHSMLDRVGSQGEALLVLEGDPVVAARHGLPPGTRQESLYIGRRNRVNEVVNEVVHDPTAHSRIAELAARLSIHPLTGIPILLLTLYVAYLFVGLLVAQKLVHYTELQIGRALWEPWVRGLVYQALPPETWLARLLVGEFGVVTMTTTYLVFLLLPLVAAFHVALSLLEDSGYLPRLATMVDRLLTGLGLNGSAVIPLILGFGCVTTATITTRILTTRREQTIATAILQFAIPCSAQLAVIAALLAAAGFRPMVVYCGVIFAVLVLLGTLLNRMLKGEPTPLLLDLPPMRLPRPRNVARKSALRTYQFMKEASGWFLLGALALSVAQVTGALALLTRALEPITVHWLRLPPDAATAFVMGVVRRDFGAAGLYHMDLRPMQVAVALVTLTLFVPCIASLMVMMKERGWREGTIIWLGTWVAAFAVGGVVAQVLA; encoded by the coding sequence ATGGAGCCGACCGCGTCGCCGGACACGCCGACGCACTTCGAGCCGCATCCCCACCCGGAGCTCGCATTCCTGCAGCGCGACGGCGGCCGCCCGAAGCTGGTGCTCGTGGGCAATCCGAACGTCGGCAAGTCCATGGTGTTCAACGAGCTCAGCGGCCTGTACATGGATGTGTCCAACTTCCCGGGCACCACCGTCGAGATCACCCGCGCCGCCTACCGGCAATTCGATGTCTACGACACCCCCGGTATCTACGGGGTCTCCTCGTACAACGAGGAGGAGCGCGTGGCCCGCGACATCGTGCTGGCCGCGGACGTGGTGCTGAACGTGGTGGACGCCACCCACCTCGAGCGCGACCTGTTTCTCACCCACCAGCTGCTCGACATGGGCAAGCGCGTGGTGGTGCTGCTGAACTTCATGGACGAGGTGCGCCGGCACCGGATCGACATCAATGTGACGCGCCTGGCGGAGAGGCTGGGAGTGCAGGTGCTCCCGGTGATCGCGGCGCGGCGCGAGGGATTCGAGCGGCTGGACGAGGCCATCGCGGCCGCGCGGGAGGGCGCCCAGGTGACGGAGCTGCACTCGGCGCTCCACTCCATGCTGGACCGGGTGGGGTCGCAGGGGGAGGCGCTGCTGGTGCTGGAAGGCGACCCGGTGGTGGCGGCGCGGCACGGCCTGCCGCCCGGCACCCGCCAGGAGAGCCTCTACATCGGGCGGCGCAACCGGGTGAACGAAGTGGTGAACGAGGTGGTGCACGACCCCACCGCGCACAGCCGGATCGCCGAGCTGGCCGCGAGACTGTCCATCCACCCGCTCACCGGGATCCCGATCCTGCTCCTCACGCTGTATGTCGCGTACCTGTTCGTGGGGCTGCTGGTGGCGCAGAAACTGGTCCATTACACCGAGCTGCAGATCGGCAGGGCGCTGTGGGAGCCGTGGGTGCGCGGCCTGGTGTACCAGGCGCTGCCGCCGGAAACCTGGTTGGCGCGCCTGCTGGTGGGGGAGTTCGGCGTGGTGACCATGACCACCACGTACCTGGTGTTCCTGCTCCTGCCGCTGGTAGCCGCGTTTCACGTGGCGCTCTCGCTGCTGGAGGACAGCGGCTACCTGCCGCGGCTGGCCACCATGGTGGACCGCCTGCTCACCGGGCTGGGCCTCAACGGCAGCGCGGTCATCCCGCTGATCCTGGGGTTCGGCTGCGTCACCACCGCCACCATCACCACGCGCATCCTGACCACGCGGCGCGAACAGACCATCGCCACGGCCATCCTCCAGTTCGCCATACCCTGCTCGGCGCAACTGGCGGTGATCGCCGCGCTGCTGGCCGCGGCCGGCTTCCGGCCCATGGTGGTGTACTGCGGCGTGATCTTCGCCGTCCTGGTGCTGCTGGGGACCCTGCTCAACCGGATGCTCAAGGGCGAGCCGACGCCGCTGCTGCTGGACCTGCCGCCGATGCGCCTGCCGCGCCCCCGAAACGTGGCCCGCAAGAGCGCGCTGCGCACCTACCAGTTCATGAAGGAGGCGTCGGGGTGGTTCCTGCTGGGCGCGCTGGCGTTGAGCGTGGCGCAGGTCACCGGAGCACTCGCCCTGCTCACCCGGGCGCTGGAGCCGATCACGGTGCACTGGCTCAGGCTGCCGCCGGACGCGGCCACCGCGTTCGTGATGGGAGTGGTGCGGCGCGACTTCGGCGCCGCGGGGCTGTACCACATGGACCTGCGCCCCATGCAGGTGGCGGTGGCGCTGGTGACACTCACGCTGTTCGTGCCATGCATCGCCTCGCTGATGGTGATGATGAAGGAGCGCGGCTGGCGCGAGGGCACGATCATCTGGCTGGGCACCTGGGTGGCCGCCTTCGCCGTGGGCGGGGTGGTGGCCCAGGTGTTGGCCTGA
- a CDS encoding 4Fe-4S dicluster domain-containing protein → MDRRRFLKGAVLFLPACGLLSTAAQQALAAAQAKNAAAGEADTGLGDYKPGDHWYGMGVEIDKCIGCNRCVEACKAENDVPRDMFHFRTWVERYKIRHDGEASVECISTQQGKEATPEADQDVVRTFFVPKLCNQCAHPPCTQVCPVGATFPTEDGVVLVDKERCIGCRYCIQACPYGARYLNPLTRTADKCTFCYHRLVKGLVPACVEVCPTQARVFGDLKSKASRLVRFERMNHISVLKPALNTVPKVYYAQLDGEVR, encoded by the coding sequence ATGGACCGTCGACGCTTTCTGAAGGGGGCGGTGCTGTTCCTGCCCGCCTGCGGCCTGCTGTCGACCGCCGCCCAGCAGGCGCTGGCCGCGGCGCAGGCAAAGAACGCGGCCGCGGGCGAAGCCGACACCGGGCTGGGGGACTACAAGCCCGGCGACCACTGGTACGGCATGGGCGTCGAGATTGACAAGTGCATCGGCTGCAACCGGTGCGTGGAGGCCTGCAAGGCCGAGAACGATGTCCCCAGGGACATGTTCCACTTCCGCACCTGGGTGGAGCGCTACAAGATCCGCCACGACGGCGAGGCCTCGGTGGAGTGCATCAGCACCCAGCAGGGGAAGGAGGCCACGCCGGAGGCCGACCAGGACGTGGTGCGCACCTTCTTCGTGCCCAAGCTCTGCAACCAGTGCGCCCACCCGCCCTGCACGCAGGTGTGCCCGGTGGGGGCCACGTTTCCGACCGAGGACGGCGTGGTGCTGGTGGACAAGGAGCGCTGCATCGGCTGCCGCTACTGCATCCAGGCCTGCCCGTACGGGGCGCGCTACCTGAACCCCCTGACCCGCACCGCCGACAAGTGCACCTTCTGCTACCACCGGCTGGTGAAGGGCCTGGTCCCGGCGTGCGTGGAGGTGTGCCCCACGCAGGCGCGCGTGTTCGGGGACCTGAAGAGCAAGGCCAGCCGGCTGGTGCGGTTCGAGCGCATGAACCACATCTCGGTGCTGAAGCCGGCGCTGAACACGGTGCCGAAGGTCTACTACGCCCAGCTTGACGGAGAGGTCCGATGA
- a CDS encoding NHL repeat-containing protein, producing the protein MTAKPMTRSPMTRNGLPLAAARCLSGAVLAFSLFGAADPPPAGSGRAGGGTTAATALAEPALVVYGLDSSVPFSSPRGIAISAERGEVYLANTGSGRIDIFDLRGRPKARFMHRVATPAGTYVDGQPRGIAVDRAGRLYVVDNMASYVDVLDFRGRSVARLEPEGGWQGAGAVAVAPNGMIFVAVRGDSGKVYSFGQDFKPRGSWGIAGKAPGELTQLSGIAAGPDGRVVVTSIGADQAVQIFDAQGAYLGGFGRHDVGQDNFSFPSAVAVSADGRIWVTDEIRQVIKVFASSGAFLGMIGGLGAGPGDFKYPSAVASDGGKWLAVAEREGGRFQLMTIR; encoded by the coding sequence GTGACAGCGAAGCCCATGACCCGCTCCCCCATGACCCGCAACGGGCTCCCGCTGGCCGCGGCCCGCTGCCTGTCAGGTGCGGTGCTGGCTTTTTCGCTGTTTGGCGCGGCTGATCCTCCTCCCGCCGGTTCTGGCCGCGCCGGTGGGGGGACGACGGCTGCCACCGCGCTTGCCGAACCGGCGCTGGTGGTCTACGGCCTGGATTCTTCGGTCCCGTTCAGCTCCCCCCGGGGGATCGCGATCAGCGCGGAGCGCGGCGAGGTCTATCTCGCCAACACGGGGTCGGGCCGGATCGACATATTCGACCTGAGAGGCCGACCCAAGGCCAGGTTCATGCACCGCGTGGCTACGCCGGCCGGGACTTACGTCGACGGGCAGCCTCGCGGGATCGCCGTTGACCGGGCCGGGCGGCTGTACGTGGTCGATAACATGGCCTCCTACGTGGACGTGCTCGACTTCCGCGGTCGTTCCGTCGCGCGCCTCGAACCTGAGGGCGGATGGCAGGGCGCGGGGGCGGTGGCGGTGGCACCGAACGGGATGATCTTCGTGGCGGTGCGCGGGGATTCCGGAAAGGTCTACTCCTTTGGGCAGGATTTCAAGCCCAGGGGCTCGTGGGGCATCGCGGGCAAGGCCCCGGGGGAACTGACGCAGCTGTCGGGAATCGCTGCGGGCCCGGACGGTCGGGTGGTGGTGACCTCAATCGGGGCCGACCAGGCGGTCCAGATCTTCGACGCGCAGGGCGCGTACCTCGGCGGTTTCGGGCGGCACGACGTGGGACAGGACAATTTCTCCTTCCCCTCCGCGGTGGCGGTCAGCGCCGACGGCCGGATCTGGGTGACCGACGAGATCCGCCAGGTCATCAAGGTGTTCGCTTCATCCGGGGCCTTCCTGGGAATGATCGGGGGGTTGGGTGCGGGCCCCGGAGATTTCAAGTACCCGAGCGCGGTGGCCAGCGACGGCGGCAAGTGGCTGGCGGTGGCCGAGCGCGAGGGTGGGCGGTTTCAACTCATGACCATCCGCTGA